The following proteins are encoded in a genomic region of Primulina huaijiensis isolate GDHJ02 chromosome 3, ASM1229523v2, whole genome shotgun sequence:
- the LOC140972857 gene encoding MLO-like protein 10 isoform X1: MAGGGIKEGSSRNLDQTSTWAVAGVCAVIILISIALEKILHKVGTWLTERHKKALYEALEKVKAELMILGFISLILVFSQYYIADICIPINVADTMLPCPAGYQNENKENENKEGNHRRLLSYERRVLAGKKEPSCKEGHVSLISVDGLHQIHILIFFLAVLHVTYSAITMALGRLKIRGWKQWEQETLSHDYEFSNDPSRFRLSHETSFVMAHSSFWTRIPFFFYIGCFCRQFFRSVGKSDYLTLRNGFITVHLAPGSKFNFQKYIKRSLEDDFKIVVGVSPVLWGSFVIFLLLNVSGWRALFWASLIPLIIILAVGTKLQAILTRMALDITDRHAVVQGMPLVQGSDKYFWFGRPQLVLHLIHFSLFQNAFQITYFFWIWYEYGIDSCFHDNINLLVVKIALGVFVLCLCSYITLPLYALIAQMGSNMKKSIFDEQTSKALKKWHMAVKKKNRGQEGRSPTRTLGDTSPISLMGSPFHPTGATLQRFKTTGHSTHSLGHEENDGSDIEEPSLHMTATSSLIIRTDRDDIEYETSIRGEKETTKKEDDSSFVKLALQK; the protein is encoded by the exons ATGGCTGGTGGAGGAATCAAAGAAGGTTCATCAAGAAATCTTGATCAGACGTCAACGTGGGCTGTTGCTGGTGTTTGTGCTGTGATTATACTCATCTCTATTGCCTTGGAGAAGATACTCCACAAAGTTGGAACG TGGTTAACTGAGAGGCACAAGAAAGCTCTTTATGAGGCATTGGAGAAGGTCAAAGCTG AGTTGATGATACTTGGTTTCATCTCCCTAATCCTAGTGTTCTCCCAGTATTATATTGCTGACATCTGCATACCTATCAATGTTGCTGACACCATGCTGCCTTGTCCTGCGGGTTACCAAAATGAAAACAAGGAAAATGAAAACAAGGAAGGAAACCATCGCAGGCTTTTGTCTTATGAGCGTAGAGTCTTAGCTGGGAAAAAGGAGCCTTCTTGCAAGGAG GGGCATGTCTCGCTTATATCAGTTGATGGACTGCATCAGATACACATCCTGATATTCTTTTTAGCAGTCTTGCATGTGACTTACAGTGCTATAACAATGGCACTTGGAAGACTTAAG ATTCGTGGCTGGAAACAATGGGAGCAGGAAACTTTATCTCATGATTACGAATTTTCAAATG ATCCTTCAAGGTTCAGGCTTTCTCACGAGACATCTTTTGTGATGGCACACTCCAGTTTCTGGACCAGAATAccatttttcttttatatt GGATGCTTTTGTCGTCAATTTTTTAGGTCTGTTGGCAAATCTGACTACTTGACCCTTCGCAATGGCTTCATTACT GTTCATTTGGCACCAGGAAGCAAATTTAACTTCCAAAAGTATATCAAAAGGTCACTGGAGGATGACTTTAAGATTGTTGTGGGAGTAAG TCCTGTACTTTGGGGATCATTTGTCATATTCTTGCTCCTAAATGTTAGTG GTTGGAGGGCACTGTTTTGGGCATCCTTAATTCCTCTGATT ATAATCTTAGCTGTTGGCACGAAGCTACAAGCTATTTTGACTAGGATGGCCCTGGATATAACAGATAGACATGCAGTAGTCCAGGGCATGCCTCTCGTGCAAGGGTCGGATAAATATTTCTGGTTTGGTCGGCCTCAGTTGGTGTTGCATCTTATACACTTTTCTTTGTTTCAG AATGCATTCCAAATAACATACTTCTTCTGGATTTGG TACGAATACGGAATAGATTCTTGCTTCCATGATAATATCAACCTTCTAGTTGTCAAAATTGCTTTGGG GGTTTTTGTTTTATGCTTATGCAGCTATATTACACTTCCACTCTATGCCCTTATTGCTCAG ATGGGTTCAAATATGAAGAAATCAATCTTTGATGAACAAACATCAAAGGCCCTCAAGAAGTGGCATATGGCTGTGAAAAAGAAGAACAGAGGGCAAGAAGGAAGGTCTCCTACTCGAACTCTAGGTGACACAAGCCCCATATCTTTGATGGGATCTCCATTTCACCCGACAGGTGCCACACTTCAACGTTTCAAAACTACTGGGCACTCTACTCATTCACTTGGACATGAAGAAAATGATGGATCTGATATCGAGGAGCCATCGTTACACATGACTGCTACATCCAGCTTGATCATAAGAACTGATCGTGATGATATAGAATATGAGACAAGCATACGTGGTGAAAAAGAAACAACTAAAAAGGAAGATGACTCCTCATTTGTGAAGCTGGCCTTGCAGAAATGA
- the LOC140972857 gene encoding MLO-like protein 10 isoform X2 encodes MILGFISLILVFSQYYIADICIPINVADTMLPCPAGYQNENKENENKEGNHRRLLSYERRVLAGKKEPSCKEGHVSLISVDGLHQIHILIFFLAVLHVTYSAITMALGRLKIRGWKQWEQETLSHDYEFSNDPSRFRLSHETSFVMAHSSFWTRIPFFFYIGCFCRQFFRSVGKSDYLTLRNGFITVHLAPGSKFNFQKYIKRSLEDDFKIVVGVSPVLWGSFVIFLLLNVSGWRALFWASLIPLIIILAVGTKLQAILTRMALDITDRHAVVQGMPLVQGSDKYFWFGRPQLVLHLIHFSLFQNAFQITYFFWIWYEYGIDSCFHDNINLLVVKIALGVFVLCLCSYITLPLYALIAQMGSNMKKSIFDEQTSKALKKWHMAVKKKNRGQEGRSPTRTLGDTSPISLMGSPFHPTGATLQRFKTTGHSTHSLGHEENDGSDIEEPSLHMTATSSLIIRTDRDDIEYETSIRGEKETTKKEDDSSFVKLALQK; translated from the exons ATGATACTTGGTTTCATCTCCCTAATCCTAGTGTTCTCCCAGTATTATATTGCTGACATCTGCATACCTATCAATGTTGCTGACACCATGCTGCCTTGTCCTGCGGGTTACCAAAATGAAAACAAGGAAAATGAAAACAAGGAAGGAAACCATCGCAGGCTTTTGTCTTATGAGCGTAGAGTCTTAGCTGGGAAAAAGGAGCCTTCTTGCAAGGAG GGGCATGTCTCGCTTATATCAGTTGATGGACTGCATCAGATACACATCCTGATATTCTTTTTAGCAGTCTTGCATGTGACTTACAGTGCTATAACAATGGCACTTGGAAGACTTAAG ATTCGTGGCTGGAAACAATGGGAGCAGGAAACTTTATCTCATGATTACGAATTTTCAAATG ATCCTTCAAGGTTCAGGCTTTCTCACGAGACATCTTTTGTGATGGCACACTCCAGTTTCTGGACCAGAATAccatttttcttttatatt GGATGCTTTTGTCGTCAATTTTTTAGGTCTGTTGGCAAATCTGACTACTTGACCCTTCGCAATGGCTTCATTACT GTTCATTTGGCACCAGGAAGCAAATTTAACTTCCAAAAGTATATCAAAAGGTCACTGGAGGATGACTTTAAGATTGTTGTGGGAGTAAG TCCTGTACTTTGGGGATCATTTGTCATATTCTTGCTCCTAAATGTTAGTG GTTGGAGGGCACTGTTTTGGGCATCCTTAATTCCTCTGATT ATAATCTTAGCTGTTGGCACGAAGCTACAAGCTATTTTGACTAGGATGGCCCTGGATATAACAGATAGACATGCAGTAGTCCAGGGCATGCCTCTCGTGCAAGGGTCGGATAAATATTTCTGGTTTGGTCGGCCTCAGTTGGTGTTGCATCTTATACACTTTTCTTTGTTTCAG AATGCATTCCAAATAACATACTTCTTCTGGATTTGG TACGAATACGGAATAGATTCTTGCTTCCATGATAATATCAACCTTCTAGTTGTCAAAATTGCTTTGGG GGTTTTTGTTTTATGCTTATGCAGCTATATTACACTTCCACTCTATGCCCTTATTGCTCAG ATGGGTTCAAATATGAAGAAATCAATCTTTGATGAACAAACATCAAAGGCCCTCAAGAAGTGGCATATGGCTGTGAAAAAGAAGAACAGAGGGCAAGAAGGAAGGTCTCCTACTCGAACTCTAGGTGACACAAGCCCCATATCTTTGATGGGATCTCCATTTCACCCGACAGGTGCCACACTTCAACGTTTCAAAACTACTGGGCACTCTACTCATTCACTTGGACATGAAGAAAATGATGGATCTGATATCGAGGAGCCATCGTTACACATGACTGCTACATCCAGCTTGATCATAAGAACTGATCGTGATGATATAGAATATGAGACAAGCATACGTGGTGAAAAAGAAACAACTAAAAAGGAAGATGACTCCTCATTTGTGAAGCTGGCCTTGCAGAAATGA
- the LOC140972858 gene encoding lysine-specific demethylase REF6-like: MAAEVNCGASFEVPPWLKSMPVAPEYHPTLAEFQDPIGYIFKIEKEAAKYGICKIVPPVPAGSKKTVIANFNRSLLARAKELNPGSTFTTRQQQIGFCPRKHRPVKKSVWLSGEKYTLSEFEAKAKSFEKSYLKKYAKKELNALETETLFWNATVDKPFSVEYANDMPGSAFVTRRSNVKKSEGVVTVGESDWNMRGVSRVSVSLLRFMKEEIPGVTSPMVYVAMMFSWFAWHVEDHDFHSLNYLHMGAGKTWYGVPHEAAFAFEEVIREHGYGGEINPLVTFATLGEKTTVMSPEVLLNAGVPCCRLVQNAGEFVVTFPRAYHSGFSHGFNCGEAANIATPEWLRVAKDAAIRRASINCPPMVSHFQLLYDLALSLCSRVPKSIAMKPRSSRLKEKNKDEGEILIKELFCRDMMQNNNILHILGKGSSIVLLPQNSLNLITSPNSQDGFHFTTKFRFPGLCSPNVESKTSSCNVHDDFTLDRMQVKERFCDVKETPFSLGNSNDMRYTERPDSDVKKASQYEQGLFTCVTCGILCFTCVAIVQPTKATAQYLKSADCSIFNDWGIACSDHNPISDAANPQMNSCSGMVQKYGLLDIPPYTGNRVRALDDESLEMDSNNEASNKGPSSLGLLALAYGNSSDSEENEDEEEFLAKARGTGESSYLDSGHACENTDSNISCGKEVYLHNSDSYTNFGLARETCNETNHRSSDSEVQTSDCAVMDSNSLTDRFRHQRILDVLNGKPVAHESKATMSTGFVSIETSLSLYPRSDEDSSRFHVFCLHHAMEVEKQLNSIGGAHVFLVCHPDYPRLESQAKKVAEELENDYLWNEIPFREASEEDKERIQLALDSENAIHGNGDWAVKMGINLFYSANLCRSPLYCKQMPYNSVLYSAFGRRSPVNGPSSNSEFEGKGSGRQRKIVVAGKWCGKVWMSSQAHPLLVDQNLEEMEQEKGITALVDWPDLRSEKLSDCYQAAETTSKTSKSRGKRKSTDENSSHLKAMTLEVENVDEPPQDHALSKSRKQVKNKCGTKLLKKETTEAKNLDESAEEFPLSNCWTQIRSKSRTKRVEKESSEDEKFDESFENIPIGNFCKQIKSERGIKRLKEERNNSKNLDESPQEIPPSIYCKLTKSNFGTRLMVTREHKKNHENSGKWSNLLIEDEDDGGPSTRLRKRAAKTRKDIEPRSSKLKIAVKKLRKDTNTKKRPTMKSSATSPNKVARARDEENEHLCDVEGCTMSFGSKHELTMHKRNICPVKGCGKKFFSHKYLVQHRRVHLDDRPLKCPWKGCKMSFKWAWARTEHIRVHTGARPYICNESGCGQTFRFVSDFSRHKRKTGHNPKKARG, from the exons ATGGCGGCTGAAGTGAACTGTGGTGCGAGTTTTGAGGTTCCTCCATGGTTAAAATCTATGCCGGTGGCGCCAGAGTATCACCCCACTTTAGCTGAGTTTCAAGATCCAATTGGGTACATTTTCAAGATTGAAAAAGAGGCCGCTAAATATGGTATTTGCAAAATTGTCCCCCCTGTGCCTGCAGGTTCCAAGAAAACTGTTATTGCTAATTTTAACAGGTCTCTTCTAGCTCGGGCAAAAGAGTTGAATCCAGGCTCTACTTTTACCACACGGCAACAGCAAATCGGGTTCTGCCCGAGGAAGCACCGCCCCGTGAAGAAATCGGTGTGGTTGAGTGGTGAGAAGTATACTCTGTCGGAGTTTGAGGCAAAGGCTAAGAGTTTTGAAAAGAGTTACTTGAAAAAGTATGCAAAAAAGGAGTTAAATGCATTGGAAACGGAGACCCTTTTTTGGAATGCCACTGTAGATAAGCCCTTCTCGGTGGAGTACGCAAATGACATGCCAGGATCGGCATTTGTGACAAGGAGGAGCAATGTCAAGAAGAGTGAGGGTGTGGTGACTGTGGGAGAGAGCGATTGGAACATGAGGGGAGTGTCCAGGGTGAGTGTGTCTTTATTGAGGTTCATGAAGGAGGAGATTCCGGGAGTGACTTCGCCTATGGTTTATGTTGCAATGATGTTTAGCTGGTTTGCGTGGCATGTAGAGGATCATGATTTTCATagtttgaattatttacatatggGTGCCGGAAAGACATGGTATGGTGTGCCACATGAGGCAGCTTTTGCTTTTGAGGAAGTGATCAGGGAACATGGTTACGGTGGAGAAATCAATCCACTTG TGACATTTGCTACACTTGGTGAGAAGACAACAGTCATGTCTCCTGAAGTACTTCTTAATGCTGGTGTCCCATGCTGCAG GTTGGTGCAAAATGCTGGAGAATTTGTCGTGACTTTTCCAAGAGCCTATCACTCTGGGTTCAGTCATG GATTTAATTGTGGAGAGGCAGCTAATATTGCTACTCCTGAATGGTTGAGGGTTGCTAAAGATGCCGCAATTCGAAGGGCATCAATCAATTGTCCTCCTATGGTCTCTCACTTCCAGTTACTGTATGATCTAGCACTTTCGTTATGTTCAAG GGTACCAAAGAGCATTGCCATGAAACCACGGAGTTCTCGATTAAAGGAGAAAAACAAGGATGAAGGAGAAATATTGATCAAAGAGCTATTTTGCCGGGATATGATGCAGAATAACAATATCCTTCACATTCTTGGGAAAGGATCATCTATCGTCCTTCTTCCTCAAAATTCTCTGAATCTCATAACGTCCCCAAATTCACAAGATGGATTCCATTTTACAACAAAGTTTAGGTTCCCTGGATTATGCAGTCCTAATGTTGAGTCGAAAACTTCAAGCTGTAATGTTCATGATGATTTTACTCTAGACAGGATGCAGGTTAAAGAGAGGTTCTGTGATGTAAAGGAAACCCCTTTTTCTTTAGGTAATAGTAATGACATGCGTTATACGGAGCGTCCTGATTCCGATGTAAAGAAGGCTTCTCAATATGAGCAGGGATTGTTTACATGTGTCACTTGTGGAATTCTGTGTTTCACATGTGTTGCCATAGTTCAACCCACAAAGGCCACTGCTCAGTACCTGAAGTCAGCTGATTGTAGCATATTTAATGACTGGGGTATAGCTTGTAGCGACCACAATCCCATAAGTGATGCTGCAAACCCTCAAATGAATTCTTGTTCAG GGATGGTGCAGAAATATGGACTCCTTGATATCCCACCATATACTGGTAATCGAGTTCGAGCTTTGGATGATGAAAGCTTAGAAATGGATTCTAATAACGAAGCAAGTAATAAAGGCCCTTCTTCTCTTGGCCTATTGGCTTTGGCATATGGTAATTCCTCCGATTCCGAGGAGAATGAGGATGAAGAAGAGTTTCTTGCCAAAGCCAGGGGAACTGGAGAAAGCAGCTACTTGGACAGTGGACATGCTTGTGAGAATACCGATTCAAATATCAGTTGCGGAAAAGAAGTTTATTTGCACAATTCTGATTCCTACACAAATTTTGGCCTAGCTAGAGAAACATGCAATGAAACAAATCACCGAAGTTCTGACTCGGAAGTTCAAACCAGTGACTGTGCAGTGATGGACTCAAACTCATTAACTGACAGGTTTAGACATCAAAGAATACTTGACGTGCTAAATGGTAAACCTGTGGCCCATGAGAGCAAAGCAACAATGAGCACCGGTTTTGTATCAATAGAAACATCTTTATCCTTGTACCCTAGATCTGATGAGGACTCTTCTCGATTCCACGTATTCTGCCTTCATCATGCCATGGAAGTGGAAAAACAGCTTAATTCAATTGGTGGTGCCCATGTTTTCCTTGTCTGTCATCCTG ACTATCCCAGATTAGAATCTCAAGCAAAAAAAGTTGCAGAAGAACTGGAAAACGACTACCTCTGGAATGAAATTCCATTCAGGGAGGCCAGTGAGGAGGACAAAGAGAGGATACAATTAGCTTTAGATAGTGAAAACGCCATACATGGAAATGGAGACTGGGCTGTGAAAATGGGCATAAACCTTTTCTACAGCGCGAATCTTTGTCGCTCCCCTCTCTACTGTAAACAGATGCCATACAACTCTGTTCTTTATAGTGCTTTTGGACGCAGAAGCCCAGTTAATGGTCCATCATCTAATAGTGAATTTGAAGGAAAGGGATCGGGCAGGCAGAGAAAGATAGTTGTTGCCGGAAAATGGTGCGGCAAAGTGTGGATGTCTAGTCAGGCTCATCCGCTGTTAGTTGACCAGAATTTAGAAGAAATGGAGCAGGAAAAGGGGATTACTGCCCTGGTAGATTGGCCTGATCTGAGATCCGAGAAGCTGTCGGACTGCTACCAAGCTGCTGAAACAACTTCTAAAACCAGCAAAAGCAGAGGAAAGAGGAAAAGCACGGATGAAAATAGCTCACATTTGAAAGCCATGACTCTTGAGGTGGAAAATGTGGATGAACCACCTCAAGATCATGCACTCAGTAAAAGCCGTAAGCAAGTTAAAAATAAGTGTGGGACTAAACTATTGAAGAAAGAGACTACCGAGGCCAAAAATTTGGATGAATCTGCTGAAGAATTTCCACTCAGCAACTGTTGGACTCAAATTAGGAGCAAGAGTAGAACCAAGCGAGTGGAGAAAGAGAGTTCTGAGGATGAAAAGTTTGatgaatcatttgaaaacattcCAATTGGCAACTTTTGTAAGCAAATTAAGAGCGAGCGTGGAATTAAAAGATTGAAGGAAGAGAGAAATAACTCCAAAAATTTGGATGAATCGCCACAAGAAATCCCACCAAGCATCTATTGCAAGCTAACTAAGAGTAATTTTGGAACGAGGCTAATGGTGACTCGTGAGCATAAGAAAAATCACGAGAACAGCGGGAAATGGTCTAACTTACTCATTGAAGATGAGGATGATGGTGGTCCCAGCACACGACTAAGGAAAAGAGCTGCAAAGACTCGTAAAGATATAGAGCCCAGATCGAGTAAACTGAAAATAGCAGTAAAGAAGCTGCGAAAAGATACAAATACAAAGAAACGTCCAACCATGAAATCTTCTGCCACTTCTCCTAACAAGGTAGCAAGAGCAAGAGATGAGGAAAACGAACATCTATGTGACGTAGAGGGGTGCACCATGAGTTTTGGATCGAAACACGAGCTGACCATGCACAAAAGAAACATCTGCCCAGTGAAGGGATGTGGGAAAAAGTTTTTTTCGCACAAGTATTTGGTGCAGCACCGACGTGTTCATCTCGATGACCGTCCTCTGAAATGTCCCTGGAAAGGCTGCAAGATGTCATTTAAGTGGGCATGGGCAAGGACCGAACACATTAGAGTTCACACAGGGGCTCGACCCTATATTTGCAACGAGTCAGGGTGTGGCCAGACTTTTCGGTTCGTGTCGGACTTCAGTCGCCACAAACGGAAGACAGGCCATAATCCAAAGAAAGCTAGAGGATGA
- the LOC140972860 gene encoding surfeit locus protein 1-like, translating to MRKLVLFFIMGREMISCSATVFIDLWICREKRKVNMVEATPFYTRCHYFWPWHLADLQKTRKIKMLEFRQSRLGIEPLKGNQISSSMGNPDSLEFRRIQCRGAFDDKKSVYVGPSSRSISRLTENGYYLITPLIPVLGDLESLQSPVLVNRGWVPRSWRDKALDVSEDDRLSSNSSTPTRHCKNFSVAVLV from the exons ATGAGAAAATtggttcttttttttattatgggACGGGAAATGATCTCCTGTTCTGCAACGGTGTTCATTGATTTATGGATTTGCAGAGAAAAGAGGAAGGTCAACATGGTCGAAGCTACTCCTTTTTATACCAGGTGCCATTACTTTTGGCCTTGGCACTTGGCAGATCTTCAGAAGACAAGAAAA ATAAAAATGCTAGAGTTTCGGCAAAGTAGACTTGGAATTGAACCACTTAAAGGCAATCAAATTTCGTCTTCCATGGGCAACCCTGATTCTTTGGAGTTCAGGAGAATACAGTGTAGAGGAGCTTTTGATGACAAGAAGTCAGTATATGTTGGTCCAAGTTCAAGGAGTATTTCTAGACTCACTGAAAACGGATACTACCTTATAACACCCCTCATTCCGGTTCTTGGTGATCTTGAAAG TCTGCAATCACCTGTGCTAGTCAATAGAGGGTGGGTGCCGCGTAGTTGGAGAGACAAGGCGTTAGATGTTTCAGAGGATGATAGGCTGTCAAGTAATTCATCCACCCCAACTCGACATTGCAAAAATTTCT